Below is a window of Micromonospora chersina DNA.
TGGCCCGACTGCTGGGCGGCATCCGTGACGAGCTGTCCGCCGCCCCGGCGTTCGCCGTCGTGGAACCGGTGTGGCGGGACGAGGTCGGGCGCATGTTCGCGGCGATGTCGCGGGAGTGGCGGTGGAAGACGACGCGCGGCACCGGGCCGACCGGCCCCACGCTCGACGACTACCTGGACATCGCCGACAACACGGCGGCCGTGCTGGTCAGCGTGACGCACTGGGCCGCCGTCGGCGACCAGGACTGCCTGGACCACCTCGACGCGCTGCGGGTCACCGCCCGTGCGACGCAACGGGCGATCCGGCTGATCAACGACCTGGCCACCTACCGGCGCGATCTCCAGTGGGGCGACCTGAACGCGCTGATGCTCGCTGGTGCCACCGATGTCACGGCCCGACTCACCAGGATCGTCGAGGAGAGCCGCGAGCTGCTGCGGCCCCTGGAGCGGTCCTGCCCCCGGCAGGCCGCGTTCCTGAGCCGCCAGATCGCGTTCACCAGCGGGTTCTACCGGGTGTCGGACTTCTGGGGCAGCCTGTGAGCAGCGAGTTGGCCGCTCTCGCCGACGCCGTCGACATCGACGCCGCGGCGCGCGACCTGATCAGCGGCCTGGGTGAGCGGCCGTGGGGTCAGGTCGGCCCCTCGGTGTACGAGACGGCGCGGCTCGTCTCGCTGGCTCCGTGGCTCGCGGGGCACGCCGAACGCGTCGCGTTCCTGCTGCGCAGCCAGCGTGCGGACGGCGGGTGGGGCCCGCCGGACGGCTACGCGCTGGTCCCCACCCTGAGCGCGACCGAGGCGCTGCTCGCCGTCGTCCGGGCGGGTGGCTCCGGGGCGGCACCGGCCGCGGCGGCCGCCGGCGGCCTCCGCGCGCTCACCGGCTGGCTGCCGGCGGCGGATCTGCTGGTGCCGGACACGCCGGGAGTGGACGTCATCGTGCCGTCGCTGGTCGGGGCGATCAACGACCACCTGGCGGACACGGACGCCACGGCAGCGCCCGCGCTCGCCTCCTGGCGGGGGGTACGGCTCGACCTGCCGGCGGGCCTGACCGACGAGCGTCTCGTGCGCGTACGGCACGCCCTGGCCGCCGGGCGGGAACTGCCGGCCAAGCTGCTGCACTTCCTCGAGGCGTTGGGCCCGGGCGCCCGCCGCGCGGCGGGCATCCGCCCGGTCCTCCCCGGCACGGTGGGCGCGTCACCCGCGGCGACGGTCGCCTGGCTCGGTGGTCCACCGGCGGCCGGCGACCCCGCTGGGGCCCACCTGGAGAACGTGGCGCGTGGCGGACCCGTGCCCTGCCCGCTTCCGATCACCGTCTTCGAGCAGGCGTGGGTGGTGAGCGAACTGACCCGCGCGGGCGTGCGGTTCGTGGCGCCGGCCGCGATCCTGGAGTCCCTGACCGCCGCGCTCGGCCCGGTCGGCACTCCCACCGGGCCCGGTCTTCCCGCCGACGCCGACACGACAGCGGTGGCCCTGTACGCGCTCGGGACGCTCGGCCGGCCGGCGGACCCGCGAGGGCTGTGGACGTACGAGACGGCCGACGGCTTCTGTACGTGGCCGGGGGAGGACGGCTTCTCGGTCACCACCAACGCGCACGTCCTGGACGCCTTCGGCCACCACGTGCGCAGCACCCGGGCCGCCCCGCGCTACGTGGCGACGGTGGAGCGGCTCACAGCCGTCCTGCGGGAGCACCAACAACCCGACGGGCAGTGGCGCGACCGGTGGCACGCCTCGCCGTACTACGCCACCGCGAGCTGCGTGCGGGCCCTGCAAGACCACGGTCGGGGGACGTCGGCGGCCGGGGCGGTGGCGAAGGCCGTCGACTGGGTCCTGGACACCCAGCGACCCGACGGATCGTGGGGACGGTGGGACGGCACCGTCGAGGAGACGGCGTACGCGCTGCACACCCTCCTGGCCGCGCACCCGGACCCGCGGATCGACGCGGCGGTCCGGCGCGGCCACGCGTACCTGCGGAGCGCGGTCGGTCGCCGCCCCGACCCGCCCCTCTGGTACGGCAAGGAGCTCTACCACCCGGCGGCGGTCGTCCGCGCCGCGGTGATCGCCGCGTTCCGTCTCGCGCGGCACCGGCAGGACCGGGCGACGGCGGAAGGTGGAGCGATCATGCCAATACCCCCGCAACGGGCCGGGAAGCCGTGATCAGGGCCGCTTGAGGGACGTCTCGGACGCTGCTAGCGTGCCCCGCAGTCGCGTGACCCACACCCGCCATACCCACCGACCACAATTCGCCCGCCGCGCAAGGCCGATGCCGCCACAGCTGACTGGGGACCGTGTAATGCGTTCTCGCACCAATGTGCGTACCAAGGTCGTCGCGATGCTGGCGTCGCTGACCGCCCTGTGGGCGTTCGCGGCGTGGGTGACCCTCCGCGACGGTCTGAACCTCCTGTGGGCCAACACGCTGAACAGCACGGTCTACGAGCCGAGCGCCCCGCTGCTGACGGCGCTGCAGCAGGAGCGCCGACTGACCCTGGCCTACCTGGGCGGGCCGGGGGACAGTGCCGAGGTACGGACGGCGCTCGACACGCAACGCCGGGAGACCGAGCAGCTCGCGGCGACGTTCAAGGAGTCCTCGCAGAGCTGGCAGGCCGGGTTCGCCGGCAGCGACAAGTTGAGCCAACGACTCGACACGACCTACGCCACGTTGGACGGTCTCCGCGCCACCCGGGAATCGGTGGACGCTCGTACGACCGACCGGACCAGCGCCGGGCGCGAGTTCGGCAACGCGATCGACGCCATCTTCGACATCTACGCCGCCACGGCGAGTCTCGACGACAAGGAACTCGCCGGCTACGCGGCGGCGCTCATCCAGCTCAACCGGATGTCCGAGCTGATCTCCCAGGAGGACGCCCTGATGAGCGGCGTCCTCGCCAGCGGTCGCATCACCGAAGCCGAGCGGGCGGAGTTCACACGGCTGGTCGGCGCCCAGCGGTTCGCCGGGACGGACGCCTCGGGAAAGCTGTCGTCCGACGACCGTGGCCGCTACGACCGGCTGCTCGCCGGCGACGCCTTCACCCGCCTCCGGGCCGTCGAGGACCAGGTGGTCGCCCGCGCCGACGGTTCCACAAGGGTTCCGGTGGCCGCGGGGCAGTGGCGCGGCGCGGTGGACGGCGCCCGGTCGGAACTGCGGGACGTGGTCGACGCCGGTGGCGACGGGATCGTCAGCGGTGCCACCAGGGTGGCCGTCCTGGTCATCATCCGGCTGCTCCTGGCGGCGGGCCTGGGCACCGTGGCGGTTGTCGCGTCGATCGTCCTGGCGGTCACCACCGCCCGCGCGTTGGTGCGTGAGCTGGAGCGGCTGCGGAAGGCGGCCCACGAGCTCGCCGACGAGCGACTGCCCGGCGTGGTGCGGCGTCTCGGCCGTGGCGAGACCGTCGACGTCGCGACCGAGGCGCCACCGCTGGCCTTCGGCAGCGACGAGATCGGACAGGTCGGTGACGCCTTCAACCGCGTCCAGGAGACCGCCATCCGCACTGCCGTCGAGCAGGCCGAGCTGCGGCGCAACGTCCGCGAGGTCTTCCTCAGCCTGGCCCGGCGCACCCAGGCGCTGGTGCACCGCCAGCTCACCCTGCTCGACGCCATGGAACGCCGGGAGCACGACGCCGAGGAGCTGGAGGACCTGTTCCGCGTCGACCACCTGGCCACCCGGATGCGGCGCAACGCGGAGAACCTGATCGTCCTGTCCGGCTCGACGCCGGGCCGGGCCTGGCGGCGCAACGTGCCGATGGTCGACGTGGTGCGCGGCGCGGTCGCGGAGGTCGAGGACTACACCCGGGTGACCGTGCGGCCGCTCGGCCCGGTCTCGCTGACCGGCCGGGCCGTCGGCGACGTCATCCACCTGCTGGCCGAGCTGATCGAGAACGGCCTCTCCTTCTCGCCGCCGCACACCACTGTCGAGGTCCGCGGCCAGATGGTGGCCAACGGCTTCGCCATCGAGATCGAGGACCGCGGTCTCGGCATGGGCGCCGAGGAGTTGGCCGCCGCGAACCGGCGCATCGTGGACCGGTCCGAGCTGAACCTGGCCAACGCCGCCCGGCTCGGCCTCTTCGTGGTCAGCCGGCTCACCGAGCGGCACGGCGTGAAGGTCCAGCTCAAGGAATCGGCGTACGGCGGGACGACGGCGGTGGTGCTGATCCCGCTGGAACTGGTCACCCAGGACGGGCCGGACCCGAGCACCTCCGGCGGCTTCCCGGTCGGCACCGGGCAGCCCGCCCCGGCCACGCCCGCCCCCTCCCCATCGGAGGGCGCGGCGGTCCAGCCCGCCGGTGACCGGTCGGCCGCCCCGGTGGCGCTGGCCGAAGGCACCGGCGCGGTGGAGGCCGTCGAGGACGGCGCGGACGAGCCCGCCCCGGCGCCGGAGGGCGAACCGGCCGAGCCCCGGCGCACCCCGTCGGGGCTGCCCGCGCGTACCCGGAAGAGGCAGCCGGCGCCGGGGGAGGCCGCCGTGGGGCTGACGGTCGACGCCGCGCCCGCCGACGCGCGGCCGGCCGACGACGCGGCGCCGGCGCGGACCGACGGCGGTCTGCCGGTCCGGGTCCGTCAGGCGAGCCTGGCACCGGAACTGCGGCACGACACGTCCACTCCGGACGACGACGGGGAGGACGACGCGGTGCGCCCGCCGGAGCAGGTGCGCCGCATGATGAGCTCCTACCAGAGCGGCACCCGACGCGGCCGGACCGACGCGGCCCGGCTGCTCGGCGGGGCGCACGAGGCCGGCACGCCGGACACCGGCGACGGTCAGGCGACCTAGGGACCGCCGATCCGCGGTCCCGGACGAGCACGGCACACCAGCCGGGGGAGAAGAGGACGACGAGTGGCGCAGAAGACGGCTTCGAGCGCGGACCTGACGTGGTTGCTGGACGACCTGGTCGGCCGGGTCAAGCAGGCGGAACACGCCGTGGCGCTCTCCACCGACGGACTGCTGATGGCCTCGTCGCGCGGGTTGAGCCGGGACGACGGCGAGCACCTGGCGGCGATGGCGGCGGGCATCCAGAGCCTGGCGCGGGGCGCCGGTAAGCGGTTCGGCGGTGGTCAGGTGCAGCAGACCATCATCGAGATGCAGTCGTCGTTCCTGTTCGTGACCGCGGCCGGCCGCAACGCCTGCCTGGCCGTGCTGGCGTCCGAGGACGCCGACGTCGGCCTGATCGCCTACGAGATGGCCATGCTGGTCACCCGGGTCGGCCGGTTCGTCGCCTCACCGACACGGGAACAGCCCCTCGGCGAGAATCCGGCGCGATGAGTGGCCCGGGGGAGTCCGCGGAGCACGAGTGGGTGGACGACCACGCCGGTCCGGTGGTGCGCCCCTACGCGGTGACCGGCGGCCGGGCCCGCCCGGTGACCGGCACGTTCGACCTGATCTCCCTGGTCACGGCGACCCGGGCCGAGGTGGGGTCGGAGTCCGGGCTCGGCCCGGAGCACGTGGCGATCGTCGGCCTCTGCCAGCGGATCCAGTCCGTGGCCGAGATCGCCGCCCATCTCGACCTGCCGGTGGGCACCGTACGGGTCCTCCTGGGTGACCTGGCGGCCCGCAGCCTGGTGCAGGTCCGTGAGCCGCGCGCTACCCCCGCCGGCCTTCCCGACGACAGTGTTTTCGAGGCGGTTATCAATGGACTACGGGCGCTCTGAGCGGCCGGCGGGAGCGGCGCCGCTGCCCACCGCGATCAAGATCCTGATCGCCGGCGGTTTCGGCGTCGGCAAGACCACCCTGGTCGGCGCGGTCAGCGAGACCAAACCGCTGCGGACGGAGGAGGTGCTGACCGAGACCGGGATCGGCATCGACGACCTGTCCGGGGTGGAGGAGAAGACGACCACCACCGTGGCCATGGACTTCGGCCGGATCACCCTCAGCGACGACCTCGTGCTCTACCTGTTCGGCACCCCCGGGCAGGACCGGTTCTGGTTCGTCTGGGACGAGTTGGCGCTGGGCGCGATCGGGGCGGTGGTGCTGGCCGACACGCGGCGGCTGGCCGACTGCTTCCCCTCGATCGACTACTTCGAGGGGCGGGGCACGCCCTTCGTGGTGGCGGTGAACTGCTTCGAGGGCGCCAAGCAGTACCGGCTGGACGAGGTGCAGGGAGCGCTCGACCTGGACCCGGAGGTGCCGGTGGTGCTCTGTGACGCGCGGAAGCGGGAGTCGGTCAAGGAAGTGCTGATCACGCTGCTGGAGTACGCCATGAAGCTGCGCGAGGAGCGCCGGCGCGCCGTCACCGACTGACGTCACAGGAGTGCGGCGGGAGCTGTCTGATTCGCTTGCGGATCGACAGCTCCCGCAGTCGTTCCGGGCGACTGCCCGACGCCTGACTGATGTCGATCACATCCTGAAGGAAGGCATGAACCCCTCCACTTTCAAGGTATACCGCAAGGGGGGTCTTGCGGCAAGACCCGGTTCGTGACGCAGAATCGCTGGCCGAGGCCAGTGCCCGCGCACATCGGGGGAGTCGCGACGTGCGACTTCAGATCGGATTTGATGAATTGAATTCTCAGACCACCAGCGCGTTCGACCTTCCCGACCACCTGTCCGCCAAGGCCGACCCGACCCTGATCGCCGGCGACGAGCAGCACTTCGCGGCCATCGCGGAAACCCTGGAGCAGTTGCGCGCCGACCTGTCCGACCGCCTCGACGCCGAGCGCCGGGCGCCGGGCGGCATCGGCCGCCGGGCGTCGGACCGGGACATGGAGATCCGCCGACTGACCGGTCGCCTGCGCGCCCTGCGCCGCTTCGGCGTGGACCTGTGCCTCGGGCGCATGGTCGGTGCCGACAACCCCGAGCCCGTGTACGTCGGCCGGCACGGCCTCACCGACAGCGAGGGTCGCCGGCTGCTGGTCGACTGGCGTTCCCCCGCGGCCGAGCCGTTCTTCGGCGCGACCCACGCCAATCCCATGGGTCTGGCCAGCCGACGCCGGTACCGCTGGACCCGCGGCCGCGTCATCGACTACTGGGACGAGGTGTTCACCCCGGACGGCCTGGAGGGGCACGCCGCGCTCGACGACCAGTCCGCCTTCATCGCCAGCCTGGGCGGCAGCCGGTCGCACCGGATGCGGGACGTGCTCGGCACCATCCAGGCCGACCAGGACGCCATCATCCGGGCCGGCTCCCGTGGCGCTCTCGTGGTCGACGGCGGCCCGGGCACCGGCAAGACCGTCGTCGCCCTGCACCGCACCGCGTACCTGCTCTACTCCGACCCGCGCCTCGGTCACCGCCAGGGCGGTGTGCTGTTCGTCGGCCCGCACCAGCCCTACCTGGCCTACGTCGCCGACGTCCTGCCCAGCCTCGGCGAGGAGGAGGTGCAGACCTGCACCCTGCGGGATCTCGTCCCCGAGGGCGCCGCGGCGGGCGTCGAGACGGACCCGGAGGTGGCGCGCCTGAAGTCGTCCGCGGACCTGGTGGGGGCCATCGAGGCGGCCGTCCGGTTCTACGAGGAGCCGCCGGCCGAGGGGATGACCGTCACGGCCGGCGACACCGACATCCGGCTGAGCGCCGACGACTGGGCCGAGGCGTTCGCGGCACCC
It encodes the following:
- a CDS encoding roadblock/LC7 domain-containing protein — encoded protein: MAQKTASSADLTWLLDDLVGRVKQAEHAVALSTDGLLMASSRGLSRDDGEHLAAMAAGIQSLARGAGKRFGGGQVQQTIIEMQSSFLFVTAAGRNACLAVLASEDADVGLIAYEMAMLVTRVGRFVASPTREQPLGENPAR
- a CDS encoding prenyltransferase/squalene oxidase repeat-containing protein, which translates into the protein MSSELAALADAVDIDAAARDLISGLGERPWGQVGPSVYETARLVSLAPWLAGHAERVAFLLRSQRADGGWGPPDGYALVPTLSATEALLAVVRAGGSGAAPAAAAAGGLRALTGWLPAADLLVPDTPGVDVIVPSLVGAINDHLADTDATAAPALASWRGVRLDLPAGLTDERLVRVRHALAAGRELPAKLLHFLEALGPGARRAAGIRPVLPGTVGASPAATVAWLGGPPAAGDPAGAHLENVARGGPVPCPLPITVFEQAWVVSELTRAGVRFVAPAAILESLTAALGPVGTPTGPGLPADADTTAVALYALGTLGRPADPRGLWTYETADGFCTWPGEDGFSVTTNAHVLDAFGHHVRSTRAAPRYVATVERLTAVLREHQQPDGQWRDRWHASPYYATASCVRALQDHGRGTSAAGAVAKAVDWVLDTQRPDGSWGRWDGTVEETAYALHTLLAAHPDPRIDAAVRRGHAYLRSAVGRRPDPPLWYGKELYHPAAVVRAAVIAAFRLARHRQDRATAEGGAIMPIPPQRAGKP
- a CDS encoding GTP-binding protein, with the translated sequence MDYGRSERPAGAAPLPTAIKILIAGGFGVGKTTLVGAVSETKPLRTEEVLTETGIGIDDLSGVEEKTTTTVAMDFGRITLSDDLVLYLFGTPGQDRFWFVWDELALGAIGAVVLADTRRLADCFPSIDYFEGRGTPFVVAVNCFEGAKQYRLDEVQGALDLDPEVPVVLCDARKRESVKEVLITLLEYAMKLREERRRAVTD
- a CDS encoding terpene synthase family protein; translated protein: MTPTSHVRFGAGDQLAVVEQARICALAVAVERDLHTVVADHRDLFAGRPFDPALVSGIAMSVAFTAPEYTAEQLRVTARTVLWVFAADWQIDYLARTADDVREVTAACLAAADAGPSSARHPLARLLGGIRDELSAAPAFAVVEPVWRDEVGRMFAAMSREWRWKTTRGTGPTGPTLDDYLDIADNTAAVLVSVTHWAAVGDQDCLDHLDALRVTARATQRAIRLINDLATYRRDLQWGDLNALMLAGATDVTARLTRIVEESRELLRPLERSCPRQAAFLSRQIAFTSGFYRVSDFWGSL
- a CDS encoding DUF742 domain-containing protein gives rise to the protein MSGPGESAEHEWVDDHAGPVVRPYAVTGGRARPVTGTFDLISLVTATRAEVGSESGLGPEHVAIVGLCQRIQSVAEIAAHLDLPVGTVRVLLGDLAARSLVQVREPRATPAGLPDDSVFEAVINGLRAL
- a CDS encoding sensor histidine kinase, which codes for MRSRTNVRTKVVAMLASLTALWAFAAWVTLRDGLNLLWANTLNSTVYEPSAPLLTALQQERRLTLAYLGGPGDSAEVRTALDTQRRETEQLAATFKESSQSWQAGFAGSDKLSQRLDTTYATLDGLRATRESVDARTTDRTSAGREFGNAIDAIFDIYAATASLDDKELAGYAAALIQLNRMSELISQEDALMSGVLASGRITEAERAEFTRLVGAQRFAGTDASGKLSSDDRGRYDRLLAGDAFTRLRAVEDQVVARADGSTRVPVAAGQWRGAVDGARSELRDVVDAGGDGIVSGATRVAVLVIIRLLLAAGLGTVAVVASIVLAVTTARALVRELERLRKAAHELADERLPGVVRRLGRGETVDVATEAPPLAFGSDEIGQVGDAFNRVQETAIRTAVEQAELRRNVREVFLSLARRTQALVHRQLTLLDAMERREHDAEELEDLFRVDHLATRMRRNAENLIVLSGSTPGRAWRRNVPMVDVVRGAVAEVEDYTRVTVRPLGPVSLTGRAVGDVIHLLAELIENGLSFSPPHTTVEVRGQMVANGFAIEIEDRGLGMGAEELAAANRRIVDRSELNLANAARLGLFVVSRLTERHGVKVQLKESAYGGTTAVVLIPLELVTQDGPDPSTSGGFPVGTGQPAPATPAPSPSEGAAVQPAGDRSAAPVALAEGTGAVEAVEDGADEPAPAPEGEPAEPRRTPSGLPARTRKRQPAPGEAAVGLTVDAAPADARPADDAAPARTDGGLPVRVRQASLAPELRHDTSTPDDDGEDDAVRPPEQVRRMMSSYQSGTRRGRTDAARLLGGAHEAGTPDTGDGQAT